A stretch of bacterium DNA encodes these proteins:
- a CDS encoding ABC-ATPase domain-containing protein yields the protein MKTAEDLRRDLRRIDRKPYGFYKDLKGVYDFGSFRLTVDYVQPDPFAPPSQVAARLAAAEAGFPPELHSTPVRKTALEDCLVRYFHRRAPKASEGRSGTGHSGKLAIDRPSQEVLSRTAMVIGPDFVEARFVVGLPARGRTILGREAEEIFMNQIPGLIDAVLRYRNLDPEALRRFVEQAEDADFVRSRLGDRKLAAFVGNGALLPRASGIDDRPLAAAKAVLFQAPPELEVAFDCPNRGEVRGMGIPEGVTLIVGGGYHGKSTLLTALEKGVYNHIPGDGRELVVTAASAVKIRAEDGRAVAGVDISPFIKNLPLKLDTRDFSTQDASGSTSQAANIVEALEAGAQVLLVDEDTSATNFMIRDERMQALVASEKEPITPFLDRVRQLYLERGVSTVLVMGGSGDYFDVADTVIMMDEYRPRDRTAEAKRIAADFATRRAREGGERFGSIRSRIPLQRGFDPRRGKHEAKVGAKSRGQIAYGTHFIDLFQVEQLVDVSQTRAIADIVYYAQKRYIDGRRTLAEILDLVEADLDREGLDAVSPYLRGDLARPRRFEIAAAINRLRTLVCRQDVGEGAESRE from the coding sequence GTGAAGACCGCCGAAGATCTCCGCCGGGACCTCCGGCGGATCGACCGCAAGCCCTACGGCTTCTACAAGGATCTCAAGGGGGTCTACGACTTCGGGTCCTTTCGCCTCACCGTCGATTACGTTCAGCCCGACCCCTTCGCCCCCCCCAGCCAGGTCGCGGCCCGGCTCGCCGCCGCCGAAGCCGGGTTCCCCCCCGAACTCCACTCCACCCCGGTCCGTAAAACCGCCCTGGAGGACTGCCTGGTGCGCTACTTCCACCGCCGGGCCCCGAAGGCCTCGGAGGGGCGAAGCGGCACCGGTCACAGCGGCAAGCTGGCCATCGACCGGCCGTCTCAGGAAGTGCTTTCCCGGACGGCGATGGTGATCGGGCCCGACTTCGTGGAAGCCCGCTTCGTGGTGGGGCTGCCGGCGCGGGGGAGGACCATTCTCGGCCGGGAAGCGGAGGAGATCTTCATGAACCAGATCCCCGGCCTGATCGACGCCGTCCTCCGCTACCGCAACCTCGACCCCGAAGCGCTCCGGCGCTTCGTGGAACAGGCCGAGGACGCGGATTTCGTCCGGAGCCGGCTGGGCGACCGGAAACTGGCCGCGTTCGTCGGCAACGGCGCCCTGCTCCCCCGCGCCAGCGGGATCGACGACCGCCCCCTGGCCGCGGCCAAGGCGGTCCTCTTCCAGGCCCCGCCCGAGCTGGAGGTCGCTTTCGACTGCCCCAACCGGGGCGAGGTCAGGGGAATGGGGATCCCGGAAGGGGTCACCCTGATCGTGGGCGGCGGGTATCACGGAAAATCCACGCTCCTCACCGCCCTGGAAAAAGGGGTGTACAACCACATCCCCGGCGACGGACGCGAGCTGGTCGTCACCGCCGCCTCCGCGGTCAAGATCCGGGCCGAGGACGGCCGCGCGGTCGCCGGCGTCGACATCAGCCCCTTCATCAAAAACCTTCCGCTCAAGCTCGATACCCGGGACTTTTCCACCCAGGACGCCAGCGGCTCCACCTCCCAGGCGGCCAACATCGTCGAGGCCCTGGAAGCGGGGGCGCAGGTGCTTCTGGTCGACGAGGATACCTCGGCCACCAACTTCATGATCCGGGACGAGCGCATGCAGGCCCTGGTGGCCTCGGAGAAGGAGCCGATCACCCCCTTCCTCGACCGGGTCCGCCAGCTCTACCTGGAGCGCGGGGTCTCGACCGTGCTGGTCATGGGGGGGAGCGGCGACTACTTCGACGTGGCCGACACCGTGATCATGATGGACGAGTACCGGCCCCGGGACCGGACCGCCGAGGCCAAGCGCATCGCCGCGGACTTCGCCACCCGCCGGGCCCGGGAAGGGGGGGAGCGCTTCGGTTCCATCCGTTCCCGTATCCCCCTCCAGCGCGGCTTCGACCCCCGCCGGGGGAAGCACGAGGCCAAGGTCGGCGCCAAGAGCCGGGGCCAGATCGCCTACGGCACCCACTTCATCGACCTCTTCCAGGTGGAGCAGCTGGTCGACGTCAGCCAGACCCGGGCCATCGCCGACATCGTCTACTACGCCCAGAAGCGCTACATCGACGGGCGCCGCACCCTGGCCGAGATCCTGGACCTGGTCGAGGCCGACCTGGACCGGGAGGGGCTGGACGCCGTCTCCCCCTACCTGCGGGGGGACCTGGCCCGTCCCCGCCGCTTCGAGATCGCCGCCGCCATCAACCGCCTGCGCACCCTGGTCTGCCGCCAGGATGTAGGGGAGGGGGCAGAGAGCAGAGAGTAA